In Gossypium hirsutum isolate 1008001.06 chromosome D01, Gossypium_hirsutum_v2.1, whole genome shotgun sequence, the genomic window tctaattgataccaaattttttttaatgaaaaccaaAATTTCTAACGGTTATCAAAATCTTTAACCAAATGCCACAATTTCTAACggatactaatttttttaatgaatatagttcttttttttttctctctggaatttgtaatttttcttgtaaaacaattttttaaaatattttccttctagatctttttcttttctcttcggGAATTTAAAGTCTCCCAAACCCCAAAATTAGTTTCAATACcaccctcttcttcttctttttttcgatTCAAAACCAGCACTCAAaagaatttttttgataaaatctttcaaaaaaaaaaaacaagaaagaaaaacctGGTAAACATATTTGACAAGAATGAAGATTAGTAAGACTACTATGCATGAGAAGCCAACAATTTATATTAAAAGGAGTTGCCGACtttttatgtaaattttggtattctttacttaaaattttagtatttcaCTAGAGATTTTGATATCCTTTAtagaatttagtatttaataaaaagaatttaaaaacttaatGAGAAAAATCGGTTacaaattttatttgatataGAAGCTTACGAAAGGTATATATTAACAAACGTACTTAACAATTTTGATGTATGCATACAAAGATTCTTTACAGCAAAAGCGAAGtcagaataattttttaaagaggccgaataaaattttaattttttataatctacatctttataatttttaaaaaattaaatcaaatttttataattttaagaagaatcaaaatataattttattattaatttaaattttttaaaacatttcaaaggcttaaataatatttttacattttagggcTCCCTGCCCCGTTAGATTTGCCACTGCTTTATAGCAAAAGGGAGTTAGTTTTGCCGCGTAATCGATGATTGgcattaatattaataaaaacaaaacttttagcttcattttttgtttttttattagtctttttctttttagaatCTTCAAAAAGTTTTGATAAGTTACACTTGACATTATATCATCTTTGGAccacaaaaatatttatatttatattatatatatggaaAAGTTTTTGAAACCGAAACTTTTTGCGTTTTATATATGATGACTGAGAGAAAAAATACAACAGGTTAGAAAAAGATTAGTCGGCCGTTTTTCTCTACTTTAAATTAATCTTGTTATCATTATTAAATCTGGATTGATGTTTAGTGaggttatatttaaaattttgatttcttatattttaaattttttttgaatgatcttattttcatacttttatttaaataagtatCGGATCAAAGACAATGTGAAGCGAGtaaaaaatttccattttgacttttaaatttaataattttatttaagttccttttaacataaaattttaaagtttaactctctcaaaattatataattttatgttaatCTAATCAACATTAATTAAATTACTGGTATTTCAATTAAAACAATGtaatttgaaaaacttaaaaagatAACGTGTTAGCATGTTGTAACTTTGATGAATCATGAGTTTGCTTAGTTAGCATGTTGTTGCTGTTGTTCTGACGTGTTTGGGTCCCGTAAGATCTTGCTACCCAAAAGATTCTATAATAGCCCCAGTGTCACTCAAATTTACACACCGTCATTGAAGTCTTATATAccatcatttattaaaatttatataaatataaatatattaattatcaaCTTGGTAATAACTTATTTATTGCACAATAGTACATATTAGCTAGCAAAGAGTATTTGCATCATAGGCGGATTTTAGGACTTAATTTTGGGGTTTaactaaaagttttaaaatttttaagaatttgataagatttttttcataaaagttGGGGTataattaaatttcttaaaaattttgtaagattattgaaaattttgaagaagaaagtagaagcatttaattaaaattttcaaaaaaattaaaacgcataatgaagattttcaaaaatttagggtatcaaatttactaataaaaccacaagctaatttatcaaattaacatatttaagtATGAGATATTTATGAATAAGAATGAATTAGATTTAATTGGGTTTTGATTAGAGttgagtgaatttttttttaaattagtcgAGTTGACGAGTCTTATTTATTATTCTAGCTCGATTTGAAAGTTTTTCGTATTAAGTCAAGTGAAATGAGGTTCAAGTCAAATTGAGTCAAAtaaatttgttcaagttaaattaaaaataaaaattaaacggTTATATTGAAATCTTATTGACAATATGTCGAAATTCCAAGTTGAAGAACAtagatatcatatatatatatgtattataaaactcttttaaaacaaaataagagaAAGCAATAAGAtaattaatatgataaatttgatttgacaatttacttgtttaaggcatcaaatttatcattttgaattttttttaaaaaaatataatttagtatttttatagtttttttaaatttaattaaattttaatatatttagtttttagtttatatatatcttataaaattttggaaaatattttataaatattctgaaatttgaagattattttgaattttttgtaattttctttgAGGAGACAAAATTGCATATTTTCAAAACTATCAGAGACCCAAGCGGTATTCACATCAATTTGTTATTCGAGTTGTAAAGAATTATTTATACGAGTTgattcgaaaaaataaaataacttgattcgattaactaaaaaaattttgatttttcaaatcgaatcaaattttgcTCACCATTAAATTTTGATATGATATAAATATCTACATATTTACTTAAAGTTGATCTAGTCCAATAATTATAGTATTAATACCCATCCAGACTCACCTATATTACCAAGTGAATGGTAAATGACTTATTAAAAATTGgcattatttttaagaaataaaaatgttttcATATAATgtgtattaatatattttattatttctatcataattttatataagataattatttaatgtattaaaaataaaatttaaaaaatagtctatgtctaattgatatttaaaaaactaaatgtaatacaaaatgattttttaacttgtaaaattaaggaataaatatcaaatttatacatgaactttgttctaatgtgtaatttgatacatgaactttgatttggtgcaattatgTACTTGAAACCTGAATTGTGgttcatatgtatacatgaaagtttgattttgattcaagtttatacatttaaataaataaataaataaattcatatatttttgtgtCGGATTAATATAATAGTTTGTATAtgcaatatatcaaaataaaatggTGCAAATTTGATAATGTCGTTAGTGATTTCTAAAagttgaatcaaatcaaaatttaatgtatacaattgcacaaaatcaaaatttatatataatattgcaCATTAGACTAAAATTCATAGATAGTTTTCTTAAAATTAAACACTTAACCGTTGATGTATTAGGCAATAATCCATTTATATTCTTTTTGGCACCATCTATttatataattatgttttgagtatgattttattttaattttttctcattTGTGATCTTACatccttattattttcatgtgaaaCTCTTTCTACATATGAAATGAAGTTTGGAATGAGAACGAAGAAATGGGAGTCTAAGCTAGAAGGCACTTGTATATAATGTGAACGGAAAAATACAAGAGAACTTTAAAAGGGCAGTGATGTAAATAAAAGGATGAAGAGGGTGAAAGCAGAATAAGTTAAAATACCCGGGCCCCACCTGAGAGATATTGCCTTTTAATGAACATCAGAACAAAAGAGATTAGCTTCCGTTTTTTGTTTGGAAGCAAAATAACGGCATTATCTCATGATTGTATTTTGGTCTGTTTCTTACAAaaacttcttcatcatcatcttcttcttcacctCTTTTACACTTTTCCCACTTTCTTCTTTCTCCCTAATTTTAAATACACATACTCACACCTATCTCTGCTATCAAAATTCATTTGAGAAATTCATCCTAATCCCCCTATTTTTGGGCTCTTTTACCAATTCTTTTCCTGGTGAATTGGTTAGGGAATTTTGTTGCTGTTTACTGAAGAAAAAATCTCTAATTACCCAAAAATGGAGCCTGAGACAGTTGCTGTAGCAGAGGTGGGTCAGAAGAGAAGTAGAAAAGGAGGGTTGAAACAAGGGAAGGCTAACGGAGGTGGCGACCATGGCGGTGATCAATCGGAGCATGAGATGCATATATGGACTGAAAgagaaaggaggaagaagatgaggaATATGTTCTCTAGCCTTCATGCTTTGCTTCCTCAACTTCCTGCTAAggtaagtaaaatatatataatatgaaaatagTTTAAGATCGTCGGCAGGAAAAATAAGAGATTATTTGTTTTCCATGATATCTATATCCAATTCCAACCTTCATCACAAGTTTGAAAGTGTGcttcaatgaaaaaaaaaaggttttcttgatttttacacatgcatgcatgtatgtatggCTTATAAGGTCATTACATGTTATTAGATGCACCTATGAAGCTGCTTAAGTGTTCACTCAATCTTGTACAGGCAGACAAGTCTACCATTGTTGATGAAGCAGTAACATACATAAAAAACCTTCAACAGACTCTCCAAACACTTGAAAAACAAAAGCTTGAGAAATTAAGGAATTCAGCAAAGGTTGATTACGATCAATCATCCATAATCACGTCGCAGGTGCAACCTCCTGAATCAAGGGAAGCATTCTTCACTGATAATCAGGGACCAACAAATAACTATCCGGTGACCATAGACATGTCTCAGACATTTCCAGCCCAAGCTTCACAAGCTTGCTTTCAGACATGGTTTTCATCCAATGTAGTCATTAGTATGTGTGGGGATGATGCACAAATCAATGTCTGTTCGCCAAGGAAGCCAGGGACATTCGCCACTATCTTGTACATACTAGAAAAGCATCAATTGGAGGTGGTTTCGGCTCACATTTCCTCAGATCAATATCGTACCATGTACATGATCCATGTTCATGTAAGTGCACACTTAAACCACTTGGCCTCTTAAAATTTACCAGATTTAAGACAATGCTCATCTTTAGGATACAATGCTCTTAAGAAAAATTGTAAGTAAATTGAATGTGATGAACAGTGGAGACAATAGACAATAGAAAGATTTAATGTTTTGCTTCATGAATAGTTGTTATTCAGAAACATTGTAGCATTTGATGAGCTTATATACTTTAAGAAACATATGTGCCATACTAACTACTTTTCTTGACATGGATTAGGCTGGTGGAGCATCTGAACAATTTCCGGAGTTACTGTCGATAGAAGAGACATTTAAGCTGGCTGCAGGAGAGATGAACTTATGCCTCTTTTCGTGTTAACAATACTAGAAAATCATCACAAAAAGCTTGGTCAGTACCTTCCATTGTAATACAAAGGGTTGTTCTACTGAATGACTCACGGAAACCCACTGGGATTGCACCCTAGTTTAGTCTATCCCTACAGGAAGTTGATGAAAGTGACTGTCTGCATGTTAAAGCAAATCTATTGCTATTGTTGGGATTTTGTGCCTTTAATGAAGTGATTTTGTTattatgaatgtaattttttaaatagattagttaagtaaaatttttatgattagaTATTATGTTCTATATAATTGTTTTCAATAGTTTTTGAATGAAAAGTAAAATGGATAAACAAGTATTAACTAATAATAAGTTGTATAGTAGGGATGAATTACGATACAGGAAAACAACTTATATTAATAGGTAATCTGAATGGTTTGTagtcttaaagaataaaaattgaacatgttagaattgtgtgacccaaattctaagagattgcttgcaagtcaagttaaacaaaaatatattttctttctagaagatttagtatttattagtataatatatttagcatttattagtatagtttatttgacttactaatttagcctataaataggctcctttacaatcttagaattaagagacacccattagattagaactcataacacattcaaagaattttgtgtttacgtttgagggttctttgtttttcgggttttcggggtttagtttttatctccatcttttgtactcttcattcttttgccattatagtaaaattatctttgcccgtggttttttatcctcttttgaggggtttttccacgttaaatttgtgtgttcatcttctcaatttcttctactatttttacttgttcgttgcttattcgggacgatcctaacaagtggtatcagagctagtttaattttcatagatcagcccgttcagagatggcagcaacaaggtttgaaattgagaagttcgatggtgagacaaatttcaatctgtggcaagttcggatgatggcaattctagttcaaaatggcttgaaaaaggttgttacaggaaaaaagcctgagaatctaaatcaaacagaatgggaagagcttgatgaaaaggccttgtctgcaatccagttgtgcctcgcgaatacagtattgcaggaggtattgatggagaagacctcattcgccttgtggaaaaggttagaaactctttatgcgactaagtctctggctaaccgtttagtgttgaaacaatgtctatttacgtttcgcatgaacgaaggtgagcttcttaaagatcacatcagtcaattcatcactcttttaaatgatttaaagaatgttgaggtttatattgacgatgaagatcaagctatgctattattgtgctctttaccctcttcatacaagtctttcagggagaccctgatttatggcagagacaaactctcattcgaagatgtgaagggtcatttgttgagtagagacaaactcgacaatgagtttgatttgaatagcaaagcagatagacaagcttccgttttggtagcatcaaagaaacgagacaaaaggtgtcgctattgcaaaaagttaggtcacgtcaaagtagattgttataaactgcgaaataaaagagctgctgagagtaacgaggaagatgtagctggtgctaatttggtcgatgaaggcggtgatgatttcttgttagtgtcaacgagcgataactccaagcttacgtctgagtggatcctagattcaggatgttctttccacatgtgtcccaatagagaatggttctccacatacagttcagttgaaggtggagttgtgcacatgggaaacgattcatctagtaaaataatcggtattggtactgttaaaattaggatacacgatgggatgattaggacactctcagatgtcaggtatgtacctgatttacgaaagaatctcatctccttgagtattttagacttgaaaggatgcagaatcaacatcgagtcgagcgacattaaagtatctcgtggagctctcattttgttaaaaggtaaaagaaccggcagtctttatattctggaaggttctacagtgaccggtgaaatcggacgtccctcgtccgttacggagtcaaagtcaactcatttgaagcggagataacttggtcataggagggaaaaaggtatgaccgtttcgttgaagagaggttctcttttggatgcaggttttgaaaagttagggcactgtattcgtaaaaatcagacccgggttagttttgatttggcagtgcacaagtcgaaggctagaagtcttccagcttctaagcatagattcgactcagttaattccctgcatagttcaagataggcccgtggcgggttttggcaaagatggcattgaaagaattcgtgtcaaggtggagattgttagaattgtgtgacccaaattctaagagattgcttgcaagtcaagttaaacaaaaatatattttctttctagaagatttagtatttattagtataatatatttagcatttattagtatagtttatttgacttactaatttagcctataaataggctcctttacaatcttagaattaagagacacccattagattagaacttataacacattcagagaattttgtgtttacgtttgagggttctttgtttttcgggttttcggggtttagtttttatctccatcttttgtactcttcattcttttgccattatagtaaaattatctttgcccgtggttttttatcctcttttgaggggtttttccacgttaaatttgtgtgttcatcttctcaatttcttctactatttttacttgttcgttgcttattcgggacgatcctaacagaACAATTGATTTATTGGACTATTATGTTGTTTATCAAGTCCAACAGGAGAGATATCTTGTATTGGATATTGGAGCGGTTGACTCAAGAAGATAAAAAACATTAAGTGTAATTGTCTAGATTTATAATACATCGGATAGGACCAAAGTTGAATTTATCTAGAATATTTTTTATGGAATTTTTCCCTTGTGATATTCATAGTATGACTTACTCTAATATTGAATAAGTGATTGATTATGTATATgtaactcatatactttgatatattgaaagTCTGTATTCCAATGATCTCAAAACCAAAACCTTGTATGTTGGGTATGTGACTTTTGTATGACATGACTTCACTTACATTAGTGAAATTCATagttcatttaaaaaataaatggtaTTCGCTCATTGGCATTGCATAGATTATGAAAAATAAAGTGGCCACAGGATAATCGTCTAAGataaattattgttattactatttgttagtaatcatatttttcatcatggAAGATGtaaccatgagataaaataggatcatattgggtgaatgaatttaacccaaaaagattaagaatatcctatgagggtatcACACTACTAAAAAGATCATTggagaaaatataaatataatttattttcttaatggTATATAAGGGGAGTTCAGTTATAATACTTTTAGTGGATTGACTTCATTACTAAATAATGTTGTACTTAATAGACAAAGagtcaaaacttaattagaaattatttaagccctaattatatatttcTAATTGACCCCTTTATTAGTTTAACATAATCCTACATGGATTGCAAATTAGAACCGatataataaatgaataaaaaacgaTGAATGAGAAATATATTTCATGAATTACTATTTGTAGTAAAGCcctaattaattcaatttttttgaattaatatttaattgaatGTAATTAATTAGGTGAgttcaaattgaaaattaaattaattagtcttCTTTTTCactaaataggaaaattaaatctatttattCATAAATTGTAATACGGCAAAGTCATAAtgactttaacgaaattagaatgggctgaaaaaaatatttaattaattaaaattttgagaataGAAATTTGATTATTGAGTTTGACAATTATATGAacttattttaacttaatttaaaacTGTTCTTATCATTGTACCCAATAATTTAAAAGCCCGATGAGCACACATCAACTAGGGTTGGGCGACACACTAGTAAAATCCCAGCGTGTGTGTCACCCACCACACTCAGTCCCAATaagattctaatttttttattaaaatatatttttttcatctcttCCTGTTTTAGTAGAAtttataacaccccaaaattcTTAATACCCCATTTGGTACGATTTCATGATCGTGTTTAGTGAATTTCAAGAAAATTCATAAGTGAGTTAGGCAAAGAGATTTCATAAGGAATTAACCAATATAGAAAATTGTGAATGTGAAAATGTGGataaaagactaaatcgtaaaattttaatagttggagggctaaattataaattgaaaaaaattaagaaaatatgatttAATAGGGATTTGTTGATGTGAGAATGACTTGGGATATATATTAGTATGACGCAAATCACTTTTaagactaaattagaaaaaataaaaaaaatatagagattaaatcataaatttttcattttcatctttgAAAGGGCATAGATGAAAATTTCACTACCGATGGACATGTATTACATattaaatatgatttatgaaattttGGGTTCGATAAGTGCCATTTGGTTGCGAAGGTGTAATAAGAggtaaaaaaaaggttaaagtgcaatttatttaaaaaaggaTTACTTTGGTTATTTCACATAATATTATGAATGGTTTGTAATATTAAtgtgatattaaattattaaatttaaatttatttcaaaaggAAATTAGTGATAATGATTGAAAATACAAAATTATGGAAAACGAACTAAATAGAGAGTTGAAAAAAATCCGAAGACCTAAAATGCAAATATTTAGTAGAAAGGTATTTTGGACTTTTAGCAGAAGATTATATTTTGATTCTTAAATGAGTAATAAATTACAGACCACTCAAAATTCAAGTTATctagaatttattattattatatttatcgtttttaaaaattataaaaaaaatatatatatataatatgagtgGCGGGGTGTGGCCCCCAGCATGGCCGTTTAGGCCTCTTATTGTCTAAACTTTTGAAAGGgcaaaaaagaaagagagacaGCCATATATGTTTTTAACGTCGGGAAGGGAGAAAGTAAGGTTCATCCCCTTCCCCAAACCACACGGATAAGTGGGGAATGAgagaattttactattttcatttttactattttttattaaatttaagcgaAAACTTAAccctaaacttttatttttcagtGTCAAATCAACTTTTAAACTTCcttcactaatttcaccattttgaaCTTAAAAGTGTACGAGTTTAGTAAGAGAAAATTCATGACTATTGGGAGAAGCTTCAAATAAAGTAAGGTATAATTTTCTTACCATCATTATTGTGTATATGTAGGTATTCTATAAATGGGTTTTTAGTTTGAGTAATTTTCTTGTTATATTGTGGTTATGTTTGTTGGAAGAAATGGTGAGACAAAAGAGAATTTGTTTTAAGCCATGAGAAATGAGATTCAAATgttgaaaaagaaggaaaaaatataatttttaaattttttattcatccAAAGGTAAGTACTTTTGAATTTGCTTATTTTC contains:
- the LOC107921806 gene encoding transcription factor bHLH95, yielding MEPETVAVAEVGQKRSRKGGLKQGKANGGGDHGGDQSEHEMHIWTERERRKKMRNMFSSLHALLPQLPAKADKSTIVDEAVTYIKNLQQTLQTLEKQKLEKLRNSAKVDYDQSSIITSQVQPPESREAFFTDNQGPTNNYPVTIDMSQTFPAQASQACFQTWFSSNVVISMCGDDAQINVCSPRKPGTFATILYILEKHQLEVVSAHISSDQYRTMYMIHVHAGGASEQFPELLSIEETFKLAAGEMNLCLFSC